In the genome of Botrytis cinerea B05.10 chromosome 5, complete sequence, one region contains:
- the Bcchk1 gene encoding Bcchk1, with product MAIQMSQMDPLPRDLPFRIISKTIGRGAYASIKKAIPPTDSTPVFAVKFIHKAYAVKHGRISSKQIAMEVSLHSHIGRHPNIIEWFATGEDAVWKWIAMEYAEGGDLFDKIEADVGVKEDIAHFYFTQLIGGVNYMHQKGVGHRDIKPENILLSSSGDLKIADFGLATLFEYNGARKLSTTMCGSPPYIAPEVISCSRSTQTKVKGAGYAANMVDIWSCGVVLFVLLVGNTPWDQPTSESWEFDEYVKSNGRSSDELWKRLPASVLSLLRGMMNVDVSKRFNFEHIKRHPWYTRKNPLLTTDGKMSDPLGLATQMLANLRIDFKQKPSASQLSQDAMQLDSHNFAFTQPEAPVMDMQFDWERPPRVLPTSQPAETTCNFQLPSPVASNHGDSTLADEPSMSQFSSNPAVSLRLTQHARQFQDILPNYSLTRFFSHLPVPQLLTLLSESLHAMNIPVPPLAQLQNSQLHAAWIKVRAIDSRRCGMNGEIVLDSYETEEVELVEVRFVKVKGDPLEWRRFFKRVVVACKEGVYVPDVEEV from the exons ATGGCTATACAGATGTCACAGATGGACCCGCTGCCCCGCGACCTACCTTTTCGAATCATTTCGAAAACAATAGGTCGCGGTGCCTATGCATC AATCAAGAAGGCCATCCCTCCAACTGATTCCACTCCAGTTTTCGCAGTCAAATTCATACACAAAGCTTACGCAGTCAAACATGGCCGGATTTCTTCGAAGCAAATCGCAATGGAGGTTTCCTTGCATTCCCATATTGGACGACATCCAAATATCATAGAGTGGTTTGCGACGGGCGAAGATGCTGTGTGGAAGTGGATTGCTATGGAGTATGCAGAAGGAGGAGACTTGTTCGATAAAATCGAAGCAGATGTCGGAGTCAAAGAGGATATTGCACATTTCTACTTTACACAATTGATTGGGGGAGTAAATTATATGCATCAGAAAGGTGTGGGGCATCGAGATATCAAGCCTgagaatatattactatCGAGTAGTGGCGATTTGAAGATTGCGGATTTTGGATTGGCAACACTGTTTGAATATAATGGAGCGAGAAAGCTCAGTACGACGATGTGCGGTAGTCCTCCATACATTGCGCCGGAAGTCATCTCTTGCTCAAGGAGTACTCAAACCAAGGTGAAGGGTGCCGGATACGCTGCAAATATGGTGGATATTTGGTCATGCGGGGTCGTCTTATTTGTGCTCTTGGTGGGAAATACACCTTGGGACCAACCTACATCTGAAAGCTGGGAATTCGATGAATACGTAAAATCCAATGGGCGAAGTTCAGATGAATTATGGAAAAGATTGCCGGCTTCAGTTCTATCATTACTAAGAGGCATGATGAATGTGGATGTATCCAAACGCTTTAACTTTGAACATATCAAACGACATCCATGGTATACGCGCAAGAATCCACTTCTCACCACAGATGGCAAGATGAGCGATCCATTAGGTCTTGCTACACAGATGTTAGCCAATCTTCGTATCGACTTCAAGCAAAAGCCAAGTGCATCACAGCTTAGTCAAGACGCAATGCAACTCGATAGTCATAACTTTGCATTTACGCAACCAGAAGCTCCAGTCATGGATATGCAATTTGACTGGGAACGACCACCCCGTGTATTACCCACATCTCAACCCGCCGAGACCACCTGTAATTTTCAACTGCCATCACCAGTGGCATCGAATCATGGAGATTCCACGCTCGCGGATGAGCCTTCCATGTCTCAATTCTCATCCAATCCTGCTGTCTCCCTTCGTCTCACACAACATGCTCGtcaatttcaagatattCTCCCGAATTACTCGCTTACGCGAttcttttcccatctccCCGTTCCTCAATTGCTCACCCTTTTGTCTGAATCTTTGCATGCGATGAATATACCAGTACCACCCTTGGCACAATTGCAAAATAGTCAATTGCATGCAGCTTGGATCAAGGTACGAGCGATAGATAGTAGAAGATGCGGGATGAACGGAGAAATCGTCTTGGATTCTTATGAGACAGAAGAAGTTGAGTTGGTGGAGGTGAGATTTGTGAAGGTTAAGGGAGATCCGTTGGAGTGGAGACGGTTTTTTAAGAGAGTGGTGGTGGCGTGTAAGGAGGGGGTTTACGTACCGGATGTTGAAGAGGTATAG
- the Bcrpl38 gene encoding Bcrpl38 has protein sequence MPREITDIKSFLEICRRKDASSARIKKNVGKTSAIKIKVRCQKYLYTLVLKDLEKAEKLKQSLPPNLTIADTPKKNQKGKRIA, from the exons ATGCCTCGCGAAATCACCGACATCAAATCC TTCTTGGAGATTTGCAGACGCAAGGATGCTTCCT CTGCCCGCATAAAGAAGAATGTCGGAAAGACCAGCGCCATCAAGATCAAGGTCAGATGCCAAAAGTACTTGTACACCCTTGTCCTTaaggatttggagaaggCCGAGAAGTTGAAGCAAAGTCTTCCACCTA ACCTCACCATCGCCGATACCCCAAAGAAGAACcaaaagggaaagagaatcGCATAA
- the Bcubc11 gene encoding Bcubc11 has translation MNYAMEDTQNTSPGDVPPAQAAKLAPRKGPDAQSTTKRLQTELMQLMTSAAPGISAFPSADGNLLSWTATIDGPDDTPYASKQFKLSFAFPSNYPYAPPTVLFKTPIYHPNVDFSGRICLDILKDKWTAAYNIQTVLLSLQSLLGEPNNASPLNGEAAELWDKNPEEFQKKVNGRHQDIDDE, from the exons ATGAATTACGCCATGGAGGATACACAGAACACTTCCCCAGGCGACGTGCCACCAGCTCAAGCTGCCAAACTTGCTCCCCGCAAAGGGCCCGATGCTCAGAGTACCACGAAACG TCTCCAAACAGAGTTAATGCAGCTCATGACCTCTGCCGCCCCTGGTATCTCCGCTTTCCCTTCCGCAGATGGCAATCTTCTTTCCTGGACCGCGACGATCGATGGACCAGACGACACCCCATATGCATCTAAGCAATTCAAGTTATCCTTTGCGTTTCCATCCAACTATCCCTATGCGCCACCAACCGTCCTTTTCAAGACTCCTATCTATCATCCCAATGTCGATTTCTCCGGTAGAATTTGCttggatattttgaaggATAAATGGACGGCCGCTTATAACATTCAAACGGTATTGTTGAGTTTGCAGAGTCTTTTGGGCGAACCTAATAA CGCATCACCATTGAACGGCGAAGCCGCAGAGTTATGGGACAAAAACCCCGAGGAGTTCCAGAAGAAAGTTAACGGCCGTCACCAAGATATTGATGACGAATAG